GCTTCCTCAGAACGACCTGGCTTTCCTCACAGAACGCGACAAGACAAGTCTGACAAGGCTTTTGAGCGGAATGGAGAAGAAAAATCTGGTTGCCAGAATAGCTTCTTCAGAAGACAAAAGGGTCAATCTGGTACACCTCACAAAAAATGGTGAAAAGGTTTTGAACGAAATTGCACCTAAGGTGTTGTCAATCATTCAAGAGATTCAAGAAGGGGTGTCTGAAGAAGATAGGGAAGCTGTGATACGCGTAATGAAACAGATTCAAGAGAACATAGGAAAACACGTAAATAGTTGCAGCAGCAACAAATAGAAATGGTAAGAAAAATCATCATCACACTTGTAACCGTTCTCATCCTTGTTGGGGGCTTTGCCCTCTCGGGAAAACTGGCCGACAGTAAAAAGCCACCTGAGAAGAAAAAAGAGAAGCACATCACCACCGTTTTTACTACTACGGTTGCAAA
The nucleotide sequence above comes from Flavobacteriales bacterium. Encoded proteins:
- a CDS encoding MarR family transcriptional regulator, giving the protein MSDSKIPLLLDQTIVPWVGKTMKSMDHFISSKLSEVGINLTRQQLVLMKVLRRDGPLPQNDLAFLTERDKTSLTRLLSGMEKKNLVARIASSEDKRVNLVHLTKNGEKVLNEIAPKVLSIIQEIQEGVSEEDREAVIRVMKQIQENIGKHVNSCSSNK